The genome window GGCAGTTACAGGCAGTTAGCAATTCTTGGGATAGAAAATACCAAGCTGCAGTAGAATATGGGTGCTTGTTTAGCACTGAAGGTGTTCTATAGGTGATaatcacacacacaaactcAGCACCTTTTCTTAAGcacctttttttaaagtgtagAGCAGAGAATGTTTTTAGAAATTCAAGTTGTTATTAAAAGTCCTAATCAAGATATCAGTTGCATTATTGATATGCTCAGTGGGAGAAGGCATCTTTTTCTGGCAGCTACACAGACTTTGATTTATAGCAGTGTAAATCAGATTTGCACCTGATTCACTGTGGTGTGCTTTTTCATGGCAGCACACACTATTTAACACTATATCATACTGCAGTGCTAACCATCAAGACACTGTTTGTCTGCTCTCTGCCTACCAACATTGAATTTTCATACTAGCTGACCCACACACTGACCTCTGCACAAGCAGACACACAGTAGTACTACTTACAGGTAAGCAATGCACAGACAGGGATGCTATATCGCTTCACTATTGTCAGCTTTACCAAGTATAACAGCCTATCTAAATATGGCTTGTGGCCATTGTTGTACTCAGAAGTTAATGCAAAGACACAGCATAAGAAATGGCTGGTGAAGGACTGGAAATTAATCAAGCATTAGAAAAACAATGTGAGGCAAAGTGGACATCATTATTTCTCACTTTGGATGTTCCAGTTTCCTCATGACCAAAACACCTGCTACTTTGCCCACTATTATCCTTACCCCTACTCCAATCTGTAGGAGTATCTGGGGGCCATCTCTAAAGATCCAGTGAAGTCCAAATTCTTCAAGATTCACATCTTATGCCATTCACTGGCAGGAaacaccatcatcatcatcaccaccaccaccatccccCTCCAAAAGTGACAAGGAAGGCTGTGATACTGACGGTAAGGGTGCATCCAGGAGAAACAGAGTTCCTGGATAATGAAGGGGTTCATGGATTTCATTCTTGGTAAGCAAAGCTCAACTCCTGTGGGACAATTTTATCTTGAAAGTGGTACGAATGTTGAATCCATATGGTGTGATTGTGGGAAATCACCACTGCTTTTAACAGGCCATGACTTGAATTGCAAATATAGATCTATTGTAGGAGGAATGTTACCCTTCCATCTGGTGTACCCAAAACATGATAAAAAGATAacctcattttctttccctttgaaacagttgattttcctttccactgTATTTTTTAGTTTGATGTCTCTATGTCCCTTATTGTTTTTATATTGTTTACATCTTTGCACTGCATCCAAGCGTTTCTGACTGCTTTGTTTAGATTTAGTTGCATTTCAGAGTGGGTTATTTGCAGGTTTTCCTTTAATATACTTTCTCCTTTCTGGTAATAAATTATATCTTCAAAGCAAAAAGAGTTTtcatcaaaatgttttcagcaTATTTCTCCCCATATCCTCTGCAAAAAATCTAGTTATCAAATTccttatttctttcatttgcttcttttctgGCATACAACTACTTTCCAGAATGAGATTAGGTTCAGAATAGATCCCAGATGTCCATTTGACAGCAAAGATTGCCAAATTTACTTGTTTTGATATAAATGGTTTTGACTTCCTATGCAGACTTCCAATCACAAAGACATTGATATTATGGATATAAAACTAAACCTTCAGGTATTAAATTAAACCTTCAGCAAGTAAACTAAATCTCTCTAGTTTAACTTCTACAACAAATTAATACAAACAAAACTCTTGTGCAGAAAGTCAGTATCAGAAATAGTACATTTAATGTTTTTCGTCTAGGTACAGCTTGTTTTAAATAAGATTTGTGTTCCTTCACGTGACTGGTTTGGCCTATAGATCCCTAGCTTACAGGGATTGATGCTTCAGGCTGCAGACAAAACACACATTTGAAAAGACATATGAAAGAACACACACGTGAAAGACTTGGAGTCCATAGGACACCATTTCCATAATGCTCTCTTAAACTACTGCATAACAACAAGCAGGTAAAGATCCTCCTAGGCCTTTTCTCCTGCCTCAGTTAGTCCAGCTACGAATAACAGAGTAGTCTATAGGTCTATAGCAATAATAAATTTGATAATTACTTTCTTTAACCAATTAACTAAATTTGCAGTGTTTCTTATTAttagctgtgcctgcaggaaCACAAGAAGGTAGTGAAACAGCAAGCCAGGGTGAACTCCAAGGTCCTAAATTCTGATGTGTTAGACTGGAATACCAAGTAACTTAGAATTATTTAGATATGCCACAATTTATTTTATGTTCTCCTTATCTCATAAAGAGTGTCAAAGGAAAAGTTATAAATGTAGCTAAAATTAGACTTTTACTACTCACACTTCTTAATTTAACTCTTCTTAATTTAACACTACTTAAAAGATTCCACACAAATCTTATAGCCAAATATAGGAATATACAACAGGGAATGTGgtaggaggagaaaaggggggatAGAAAGTGGTTGTAAAATGTCTCATCACATCATGTGAAATGTCTGTTGGTATGAGGGATATGATAGTCCATTACTTAATATCTATCCTAGAGTAATTAAGCTTTAACAAAGGCTCTTGTGTGGATTATGTATGATTCTTTTAATGTGGTTCTATGAAGGCATCCCTGCCTTTCTTTGTTCTTGAATGCTTCTTTTACGTATATTACCATTTTAAAGACTAAACTAAATGGATGAGAAACAATCCCTAACTTTCTGTGAGAAACAATACCCTAACTTTCTATGGTGGTCTTCTGTGTTTGTCTGGACTGCTCTTACCTTAAGCAGTGTTACACCCTTCCAATTCTTTTCCTGAGTTTGAAATCCCCTCAAATCAGTTATCCAACAGGATTCTGTATCTCCCATGTTATCTGGCACCTATAGGTGTATATTCCTTCCACTTATATCCCTCTGATGTTCAGTCCCTGCCGTGACCTGGTTTAACAGAATAAACCAAACCCATCAAAAAGAATGAGATGGTTTTCTGCTGGGTTAATGAGTTAAATCAGATcacacaagatttttttttttttgagcatcAGAGCCAGTTTAAGGAATGGAGTAAAACACTAGCTATGAGTCATAATCAGTGCAAGAAGCTTCTTacttctcttcctctcatgaTTATGGGCACTTTCCCATGTGGATCTACTTCAGTGACTAATTAAGTTTATTAGATAAAAAGACTTACCAAACTTTCTGTTATTGTTCTTGATGAAAGTTCTTAGAGACATTTGAAAAAAGTGAATAGTGAGGAATATCACACCTACAGTAGAATTTTTGACAGAAATGCATGCTGGAGCTGTACGTAGCCCTCAACAGcattttgctgctgttcagcCTAGAAAACTATATGGCCTTAAGGATGTAAAACAGAAGCATTGTTATGGTGACCTAGAGAAAACTGTCATTTGGAAAGAAGACACATTGATATTTTTATGGGTAATATTCtttttatgtatataaacaTTATAATGCTGACTGCTTTATTAATGCTTTTATTGGTTCAACAGCTATACCAGTGTTTCTCAAgctttttgcattttctgcCAATCCTTCTTTTTAGAAGCCCCAACACTGGAAAAACAGAGCAGTGGCAATTAATGCTACTGAGAAAGCATGGATGTCCAGGTTCCCagactaaaaataaacaagccaTATTGAGTAGGAAGTGAGGTCCCTTGTCAATATGATATGTTTGTATCCAGGTTCATAAGTATTTGCTGAACAGAACAGCATAAAGAATTCAATCTTGAGCAGCTTGCTTATATGTACTCCTTCTGGCATTGTGATTATCATGTTTATTTGCAAatgttggggggttttttttgatttgtAACTATGATATGCCCTCATGAATTAAAATGGctacatttctgaaaaaaacccaaaaaaaccccaaaatatcaGGAGAACATTTTCACATTTCCTTAGCATCGCTAAGGAGagaagtaataaaataaaaaatacttgtatttttcATCTCAGGATGAAGTTTACTAAAGGGTCATTGTCAGAATATAagatgtaatattttttaaaaacttctccATTAGGGAGAAGTTTACATAACTATTTAGACAATGTGAGTCTTGTTGGAGTTGACAAACACTTAAAAATCATAGGTAAAAATAATGTAGTCTAATGTTATGTTCCtacattcattaaaaataatttaatttagatATCTTTTATAATGCTGAGAAACTAGCAGCTTGCAAAATGAACACAAGTTGCTGAGTCTTCTGAGCTTTTGAAAATCATGCTAAATACTGAATGCCGAGGTTGCCCTCTGcgtgtgggggaaaaaaaaagaccagccCCTTACATGTTAACTCTTTTTCCCACTAGTTATTGAACTCTTACCAAGCTTCCCCTGTCCTGGTGAACACTACTTGAACAACCCATAAAGGAGCTGACTGATAACACCTTTTGGTCAATCAGTCTTTTGGAActtgataataataataattcattCCTGTTTTTATTCTGCTTCACAGACTCAAGGCATCGATACTCAACAGGTATCTGACCCAGTGAAAAAAGGTAAGAATTATACGTTTGgttaattttttaaatccaaataagacatttttttctataatcTCAAACCTCAGTAAAGAGTATGTTTCACAAAGATAAGTACAGAGTTCTTTGGCTGGGGTTTCACTCAGTCTCAGCATTTGGAAGAGCTCATTTTTCTATAATTTAAACTGTCTCCATCACATTATTACACTATTATGTATCGACTGACAACAGTCTCACTagtgaaaaaataaacccaaggCAAattccagagagggaaaaaaaatatttgctcctACTGGCAGTAGGGTACAAGCATTTGTAATAATTTGCAGAGCAGCACTAAAGCCAGCTGCAGCTAACCTTGTCCATGGCTGGCTGGTGGCACATCTGCCAGGTCAGCTCAGGCTGAGGGAGAGTCCAGGggcctgggctgcagcagtCATTTTGGCACTTGAGGAGATGTGGTCTTTACCTGCCAtcagtgctggggctgtgcctgtCACACCAGCCAAGGCGCTGGAGAGAACCAGGTCTGAAGAAAAAAGACACATGAGCCACCCACAGTACAGAGGGAGAGATGAAATTAAAAGGGAGTCCCTCTTCGCCAGCCTCTAAGTCTGGGCACAAATCATTACAGCTGTAATTGGCTTCTGTGCAACAGGAGGTGCAGTTAAGTAGAGTTTAAGCACAGTTTAAGTTTGGTACAGTTGAGTACGTTGCAGTGTTATGACGGGTAAGAGCTTGCCTGCCAAAAAGGAGATTAAtaaagaatgttttttaaatgtttttgcagTCTTGGCACTTTcttccccagctgcagctgtttgTTCCTAGTTATTGTGAATCATACCCAAGGGGAAAAACATAACAGATCACATTCTTCTAGGCTTTCCTGGAACTGACATTGCTTAGAGGaagtttaacaaaaaaataaacaaatgtcCTGgctcttaatatttttttcctgtgttttagaTCCAGACTGGAGTATTATTCAACATAATAATATGTGGGATAAGGTGAGAAAATAAAGGTCAAGACAGGCCAGGTGGCACAGACACTCCAAAACAGACAGTTACTAGTTTAGAATGGTTGGATATCTTAAAATCACAATATTGTCTCAGTGCCAGTGCATAGCTCACTGCTAGCACATTTCCTTCTAGGTTCTGGTGCTCTGGCAATGAACAATGAAGGCTGTACACTCCTATGGGTGCAAGGTCCTCGCTTATTGTCGATGTTTACTTTCCTAAGTACCCACCTACTGATAGCACCAAATGCTCTGCATCTTGCTGAGCATGCACTTGGCTGTTGTTGGTTCACAGAGCAAAGCAGATTTAGCAAGCCAGTTAGACTGCAGCGGAGCCTGCCCCAAAGACCTTATGAAATAATACGTAATAATTTATTTGCACTACGTGATTTCAAGGACTTCTGCTTTGCACCTTACAGCTTAGACTTTGCTACACAAACTTGAAAATTATAGGTTTTCAcctgataaaaaagaaaagaaatatttttggtgACTGTTTTTACTTCTGTAATGGTAAAGTAACCCTCTGCTGCATCTGTGATAGTACTTCCGACTGACTCAGAGGGGGTAGTGGTATAGTAAGCATATGATATTGGCACTTATGGCATTGTGGTTCTTTGTAgcttgaaatacagaaaattacttttttttctcatatgaTTCTTAAGAAATGCTTCAGACTACAGTAGCAGGAAGTTTACCTCTAAGGATTTTCTATTCCGTGTGGTCATATTTATGTATATCTTGTCATGAATTTCTGTGGAAATATAGCATTTTCTGGACTGACCTCTGCATCTTTTAGCTCTGAGAGTCCCACCCCCAATGCTAAAGGCATTTATGAAAAGTTATCTGTGCAACAGGAGGCAGGAAATTTGTGTGCCATGATATGATCCTgtccaaaagagaaaattttcatTCATGCAACTTTAATCTGTTCTCcagaagatgaggaaaaaatggTTAAAATGTCTTCAAGACCGCAGAGACGACTTTCAATATCTAAATGGTTTCTCAGTTATTGTTCtattcaaaatacaaaaaagacTAGGGTTTGGTTCTGTGTGGAGGGTTTCTTGGTCTAGTTACATCATGGTACTGAAAGACATAAGACATGGTAGCAGTACattagcagtgctggaaaactCCCATGTGTTCAGCAGAAGCTGATATGCTGTGTCAGATACCAGAACTGTTTTCATGGAGCTTCCCATGGAGCTGAAACACTAGAGGTCCTGAAGCTTGTTGACCTCTTTGTGAACAGCCCACGGAACAGAGTGTAGAAAATCTCAACCTGATGGCAAAGAATATCTCTGACCCTGCACTATCCTTCTGCAATTAATAGGGGAAAGGCTCTAGCCATAGGTTCATTGCTTTTCATATGTATCAGCATGCCATAAAGGGATGTATGGTCTGACTCTGTGAAATGTTGGAATTAACCTTTTTAGAGGGAGGTTAATAGAATGTCATATCACCAGAGCAATAAAACCAAGTCCTATGCCTATGACTAAAGTTTCCACATTTTAGCACTAGAATTTGTATCTTGCTGTGGTTCCCCTTTAGTAAAGAAACCAAAGCCATATACTTTTTTTAGTGTATAGTAACACTGTAATAGTTGATATGGATttgttctttcctcttttttggcTCAAGTCATGATTGTAGCACAAAGAGCAattcaaaaaaggaagaaagaaaaatgaaggagagGTTCCCCTCAAGAAACACAAGACCCAAGAAAACCAGAACAGCAAGCAAAGATGTAaattttggaaagagaaaatcttGCCAGCCACAaggctggcagccaggagggccaaccatgtcctgggggccatcaggcaaagcattgccagctgagggaggggactgtcctgctctgctctgcactggtgcagcctcacctggagtcctgtgtgcagttttgggtacCACAAtgcaagaaagacattaaaCTATTAGAAAGcctccaaaggagggcaacaaaggtAGTGAAGGTATGAGGAgtagctgaggtcacttggtctattcagcctggagaagaggagactgaagggagacctcattgtggtcttCAACATTCTTATGAGGGAAAGCACAGGGGCAagtactgatctcttcactctcatgaccagtgacaggactcggCATGAGTCGAGGAAACTgcctgaagctgagtcaggggaggtttaggtttgATATCAGGAAATATCATTCTTCACCCAACCAGAGTGTGGTTGgacactgaacaggctccccatggaaatggtcacagcaccaagcttgtctgagttcaagaagcatttggataatggtttcaggcacatggtatgaTTCTTGAGGTGTcctgcacagagccaggagctggacttgatgatcctggtaggtccctttcaactcagcgtattccatgattctatgatagtATTTACTGCTCTGAGCAGTGCAGAGAAGGCCAGAGACAAGGAGATCTGTGAAAAGGCTAAGGCCAGGATGTATGGCCATCTGGCACGCTCATGAAGGCTGAGGTGCAGGAGATATGGAGGGGAACAGCCACCCCTTTAAGATGACAGTGGCTCCAGGGAGAAATGCCATGGCACAACGGAGCAGTCCCACCATGGCAGTCATCCTGATTACCCCAGCAAACAGGACTCCAATGAGAATTGAGAATGTTTGTGAAGGAGGTGCTTATGCCTTCTACCCATGGCAGTGAAACAGCAGCCTCCCTTGTGGTGCTGAGATCAGCTAAGGAGTAGATCACCAGACCAAAATTACACacccttttccttcctgaatGACAGAAAAGTGAGTGGCATGTTGACAAACTGAATTACCACCCCTCTTGGGAGCACAAACATGCCTCCTGCCAAAGGGATGTTACTTCACTGGAACAGATGTCTTGCCCCAGAAGTCTCTGCTCATTCCTCAGTttcccagccagcagcccaAACGTTAGAGGGAGGCCATGTTCAGCCTCAAGGCTTCCTTCTTTCTACTCCTCACCACTTTCAACTCAGCAGCTACGGACTGATGGGCTTTATTTGCTGCAAGCTTTCCACCCCAGCCCCTGATTTCTCCCAGAAGAACCCCTGTCTAAGCCATCTATGATCTGAACCACCTTGATCCAGATCCTTGTCCTTCTGCATGCTAAAGTTATTCCACATACAC of Pseudopipra pipra isolate bDixPip1 chromosome 5, bDixPip1.hap1, whole genome shotgun sequence contains these proteins:
- the AGBL3 gene encoding LOW QUALITY PROTEIN: cytosolic carboxypeptidase 3 (The sequence of the model RefSeq protein was modified relative to this genomic sequence to represent the inferred CDS: inserted 7 bases in 4 codons; deleted 3 bases in 2 codons; substituted 3 bases at 3 genomic stop codons) codes for the protein MSIREIAVTADPHTDLCTSRHXQXYYLQVSNAQTGMLYRFTIVSFTKYNSLSKYGLWPLLYSEVNAKTQHKKWLVKDWKLIKHXKNNVRQSGHHYFSLWMFQFPHDQNTCYFAHYYPYPYSNLXEYLGAISKDPVKSKFFKIHILCHSLAGNTIIIITTTHPPPKVTRKAVILTVRVHPGETXSSWIMKGFMDFILGXSKAQLLWDNFILKVVRMLNPYGVIVGNHHCXLTGHDLNCKYRSIVEECYPSIWCTQNMIKR